In the Streptomyces sp. NBC_00525 genome, one interval contains:
- a CDS encoding alpha/beta hydrolase, with product MGELPYRQRSTGRTYDVVAHARAGALATAALLLTGVLAGCEGGSDDKGGGTAASPAPPASDAPPGADGLPASLTSQRPDWQRCEAPEGGEAPGADWRCATVEVPLDYAKPKGDTLGIALIRKEATDRDKRLGSMLFNFGGPGGSGVSILPRAAASYTTLNTRYDLVGFDPRGVARSAGVRCRDDQDQDTAYQGVDMTPDTAAEEAAFMKDGADFGAGCARMSGRVLPYVGTVNAARDMDLIRQVLGDEKLTYFGMSYGTELGGTYAHLFPRRVGRTVFDAVVDPTADSTGHARNQTIGFQRALDNYFTDRGEDPEAGTRRVAALLKRIDAKPLPTGTDRELNESLAITGIVLPLYSRESWPTLTRALARAEDGDGAPLLRLADSYNGRDGSGHYDTQNHSQRAISCADGRARPTVAEAKALLPEFEKLSPVFGPFLAWDTAGWCSGWPVAGEHDDPEASAPGAGPILVVGTTGDPATPYEGARRMADELGEGVGVLLTNKGEGHGAYGGNSCVTATVDSYFLDGEVPADGKTCS from the coding sequence ATGGGCGAACTGCCGTACCGGCAGCGCTCGACGGGGAGGACGTACGACGTGGTCGCACACGCACGGGCCGGGGCACTCGCCACCGCCGCACTGCTGCTGACGGGGGTGCTCGCGGGCTGCGAGGGCGGCTCGGACGACAAGGGCGGCGGCACGGCCGCGTCGCCCGCCCCGCCGGCCTCGGACGCCCCGCCCGGCGCGGACGGGCTGCCCGCCTCGCTCACCTCGCAGCGCCCGGACTGGCAGCGCTGCGAGGCCCCCGAGGGCGGCGAGGCACCCGGCGCCGACTGGCGCTGCGCCACGGTGGAGGTCCCGCTGGACTACGCGAAGCCGAAGGGCGACACCCTCGGCATCGCGCTGATCCGCAAGGAGGCCACGGACCGGGACAAGCGGCTGGGGTCGATGCTGTTCAACTTCGGCGGGCCCGGCGGCTCGGGCGTCTCCATACTCCCGCGCGCCGCCGCCTCGTACACCACCCTGAACACCCGCTACGACCTGGTCGGCTTCGATCCGCGCGGGGTGGCGCGGAGCGCCGGGGTGCGCTGCCGGGACGACCAGGATCAGGACACCGCGTACCAGGGCGTCGACATGACCCCGGACACGGCGGCCGAGGAGGCGGCGTTCATGAAGGACGGCGCCGACTTCGGGGCCGGCTGCGCCCGCATGTCGGGCCGGGTCCTGCCGTACGTCGGCACGGTGAACGCCGCCCGCGACATGGACCTGATCCGCCAGGTGCTCGGCGACGAGAAGCTGACGTACTTCGGGATGTCGTACGGCACCGAGCTGGGCGGCACGTACGCGCACCTCTTCCCGCGGAGGGTGGGGCGTACGGTCTTCGACGCGGTCGTCGACCCGACCGCCGACAGCACCGGGCACGCGCGCAATCAGACGATTGGCTTCCAGCGCGCCCTGGACAACTACTTCACGGACCGGGGCGAGGACCCGGAGGCGGGCACCCGGCGGGTGGCCGCCCTGCTGAAGCGGATCGACGCGAAGCCGCTGCCCACCGGCACCGATCGCGAACTCAACGAATCGCTGGCGATCACCGGCATCGTGCTCCCCCTCTACTCCCGGGAGAGCTGGCCCACGCTCACCCGCGCCCTGGCAAGGGCCGAGGACGGCGACGGCGCCCCGCTGCTCCGGCTCGCCGACTCGTACAACGGGCGGGACGGGAGCGGCCACTACGACACCCAGAACCACTCGCAGCGGGCCATCTCCTGCGCGGACGGCAGGGCCAGGCCCACGGTCGCCGAGGCGAAGGCGCTGCTGCCCGAGTTCGAGAAGCTGTCCCCGGTGTTCGGGCCGTTCCTGGCCTGGGACACGGCGGGCTGGTGCTCGGGCTGGCCGGTGGCGGGCGAGCACGACGATCCGGAGGCGAGCGCTCCGGGCGCCGGTCCGATCCTGGTCGTGGGCACCACGGGCGACCCGGCGACGCCGTACGAGGGGGCGCGCCGGATGGCGGACGAGCTGGGCGAGGGCGTCGGTGTGCTGCTCACCAACAAGGGCGAGGGGCACGGCGCCTACGGCGGCAACAGCTGTGTGACGGCCACCGTGGACTCGTACTTCCTGGACGGGGAGGTTCCGGCGGACGGCAAGACCTGCTCGTAG
- a CDS encoding alpha/beta hydrolase — protein sequence MRTSPALRAAALAATVTVLLPLAGCSDGGDGEAADRSTTRQPRAVNAATGTPSGLADQKLTWKKCPAPSRAQGGGKPPSPLPGGANWECASMKVPLDYAKPTGDTIELALIRARAISSGKRIGSLIFNFGGPGGSGVATLPAFGTEYDKLRARYDLVSFDPRGVGNSDGVECESDKQLDARYQEDGTPDDAAEEKAFVRDTEKFAAACDKRSGKQLPYVGTTNAARDMDLMRQVLGDEKLYYFGISYGTELGGVYAHLFPKNVGRAVLDAVVDPTENAEESSLSQAKGFQLALDNFAKDCADRGDACKLPGSDGQEVEQGISELLDRLEKKPIQGIGARKLTETQATTGIAAALYSKETWPLLEQGVDEADGGNGSLLLALADSLNGRSEDGRYDNSAAAYTAITCADSRERFTVEQTKAKLPDFREASPVFGDYLGWGLMGCTDWPAAGTWKTPDVSAAGSAPILVIGNTGDPATPYAGAKAMAEELGEGVGVELTYKGEGHGAYNSGDACVQKAVGGYLLDGRVPADGTVCG from the coding sequence ATGCGGACCTCCCCTGCCCTGCGCGCCGCGGCCCTCGCCGCCACCGTGACCGTGCTGCTCCCCCTCGCCGGCTGTTCGGACGGCGGTGACGGGGAAGCGGCCGACCGCTCGACGACAAGGCAACCCCGCGCGGTGAACGCCGCCACCGGCACCCCGTCCGGCCTCGCCGACCAGAAGCTGACGTGGAAGAAGTGCCCCGCCCCTTCCCGGGCGCAGGGGGGCGGCAAACCACCGTCGCCGCTGCCCGGCGGGGCGAACTGGGAGTGCGCCTCCATGAAGGTCCCCCTCGACTACGCGAAGCCCACCGGCGACACCATCGAACTCGCGCTCATCCGGGCCAGGGCCATCAGCTCCGGGAAGCGGATCGGCTCCCTGATCTTCAACTTCGGCGGTCCCGGCGGCTCCGGCGTCGCCACCCTGCCCGCGTTCGGCACCGAGTACGACAAACTGCGCGCCCGCTACGACCTGGTGAGCTTCGACCCGCGCGGCGTGGGGAACAGCGACGGCGTCGAGTGCGAGAGCGACAAGCAGCTCGACGCCCGCTACCAGGAGGACGGCACCCCCGACGACGCGGCGGAGGAGAAGGCGTTCGTCCGGGACACCGAGAAGTTCGCCGCCGCCTGCGACAAGCGGTCCGGCAAGCAGCTCCCGTACGTCGGCACCACCAACGCCGCCCGCGACATGGACCTGATGCGCCAGGTGCTCGGCGACGAGAAGCTGTACTACTTCGGCATCTCCTACGGCACCGAGCTGGGCGGCGTCTACGCGCACCTGTTCCCGAAGAACGTCGGCCGGGCGGTGCTCGACGCGGTCGTGGACCCGACCGAGAACGCCGAGGAGTCCTCGCTCAGCCAGGCCAAGGGCTTCCAGCTCGCCCTGGACAACTTCGCGAAGGACTGCGCGGACCGGGGCGACGCCTGCAAGCTGCCCGGCTCCGACGGGCAGGAGGTCGAACAGGGCATCTCCGAGCTGCTGGACCGGCTGGAGAAGAAGCCGATCCAGGGCATCGGCGCCCGCAAGCTGACCGAGACCCAGGCCACCACCGGGATCGCGGCGGCCCTCTACTCCAAGGAGACCTGGCCCCTGCTCGAACAGGGTGTGGACGAGGCCGACGGCGGGAACGGCTCCCTGCTCCTGGCCCTGGCCGACTCCCTCAACGGCCGCTCCGAGGACGGCCGCTACGACAACTCCGCCGCCGCCTACACCGCGATCACCTGCGCCGACTCGCGCGAGCGGTTCACCGTGGAGCAGACGAAGGCGAAGCTGCCCGACTTCCGGGAGGCGTCGCCCGTCTTCGGCGATTACCTGGGCTGGGGCCTGATGGGCTGCACCGACTGGCCCGCCGCGGGCACCTGGAAGACCCCCGACGTCAGCGCCGCCGGCTCCGCCCCGATCCTCGTCATCGGCAACACCGGCGACCCGGCGACCCCGTACGCGGGGGCGAAGGCGATGGCCGAGGAACTGGGCGAGGGCGTCGGCGTGGAACTGACGTACAAGGGCGAGGGGCACGGCGCGTACAACAGCGGCGACGCCTGCGTGCAGAAGGCGGTCGGCGGCTATCTGCTCGACGGCCGGGTCCCGGCGGACGGCACCGTCTGCGGCTGA
- a CDS encoding lysylphosphatidylglycerol synthase domain-containing protein: MQPPKAADASDAEPRPDKEAESPAGHSAGSTLASADAAQAERVSGDEPLLPARVHRPSDLLRLLIGVLAVVVLFSVAAFAHGTTTGLEEDINKGTGQAPDLLIKLAGLVSSIAVLLVPVAFAIERLIKRDGLRIADGVLAAVLAHGVTLATDLWVAKSASDTVQDALTQPQPGDAFSDPVHGYLAPVIAYMTAVGMARRPRWRVVLWVVLLLDAFAMLVGGYTTPFSIVLTVLIGWTVAYGTLYAVGSPNVRPTGQHLMAGLRHVGFRPVTAMRAEDAPDSGDQSDRGRRYLVSLEHGPPLDVTVVDREQQAQGFFYRVWRRLTLRGFTQRRSIQSLRQALEQEALLAYAAIAAGANAPKLIATSELGPDAVMLVYEHIGGRSLDALEDAEITDEVVRGAWQQVKALQSRRIAHRRLTGDAILVDRFGKVFVTDLRGGEIAAGDLVLRMDIAQLLTTTGLRVGPERAVAAALAVLGPDTVADCLPLLQPIALSRSTRAQLRRLARERSQRERDAVLEASGAAKRARAEDAHPAGDAGRKAARKSLRTEKQAEKRAMDDALEEAREEDLLSQIRREVLLIRPQAPVEPVRLERIKPRTLFSFIAGAIAAYFLISQVTEADFGAVVEQAEWGWVAAALGFSALSYVAAAMSLLGFVPERVSFGRTVLAQVAGSFVKIVAPAAVGGVALNTRFLQRSGVRPGLAVASVGASQLFGLGCHILLLGAFGYLTGTEKTPSSLTPSRTVIAGLLTVAVLVLVVTAIPFLRKFVVTRVRSLFAGVVPRMLDVVQRPQKLLTGIGGMLLLTGVFVMCLDASIRAFSGPDTPHLSYASIAVVFLAGNALGSAAPTPGGMGAVEGALTLGLIAVGLPKEVAAPAVLLFRLMTLWLPVLPGWLCFNHLTRKGEL, encoded by the coding sequence GTGCAGCCACCGAAGGCGGCCGACGCCTCCGACGCGGAACCGCGTCCGGACAAGGAAGCGGAGAGTCCCGCCGGGCACTCCGCGGGTTCGACGCTCGCCTCCGCCGACGCCGCGCAGGCCGAGCGGGTCTCCGGCGACGAACCGCTGCTGCCCGCCCGGGTGCACCGCCCCTCCGACCTGCTGCGCCTGCTCATCGGGGTGCTGGCGGTCGTCGTGCTGTTCTCCGTCGCCGCCTTCGCCCACGGCACGACCACCGGTCTCGAGGAGGACATCAACAAGGGGACGGGTCAGGCCCCGGACCTGCTCATCAAGCTGGCCGGGCTGGTCTCCAGCATCGCCGTGCTGCTCGTGCCGGTCGCCTTCGCCATCGAGCGGCTGATCAAACGCGACGGACTGCGGATCGCGGACGGGGTGCTGGCCGCGGTGCTGGCGCACGGCGTGACGCTCGCCACGGACCTGTGGGTCGCCAAGTCCGCCTCCGACACCGTGCAGGACGCGCTGACCCAGCCGCAGCCCGGCGACGCCTTCTCCGATCCGGTGCACGGCTACCTCGCGCCGGTGATCGCGTACATGACGGCGGTCGGCATGGCGAGACGGCCGCGCTGGCGGGTCGTGCTGTGGGTGGTGCTGCTGCTGGACGCCTTCGCGATGCTGGTGGGCGGCTACACGACCCCGTTCTCCATCGTGCTGACGGTGCTGATCGGCTGGACGGTGGCGTACGGCACGCTGTACGCGGTCGGCTCGCCGAATGTCCGCCCGACCGGCCAGCACCTGATGGCGGGGCTGCGGCACGTGGGCTTCCGGCCGGTCACCGCGATGCGGGCCGAGGACGCGCCCGACTCCGGCGACCAGAGCGACCGGGGGCGCCGCTATCTGGTGTCGCTGGAGCACGGGCCACCGCTCGACGTGACCGTCGTGGACCGCGAGCAGCAGGCCCAGGGATTCTTCTACCGGGTGTGGCGCAGGCTCACGCTGCGCGGCTTCACCCAGCGCCGGTCCATCCAGTCGCTGCGCCAGGCGCTGGAGCAGGAGGCGCTCCTCGCGTACGCGGCGATCGCCGCCGGGGCCAACGCGCCCAAGCTCATCGCCACCAGCGAGCTGGGCCCGGACGCGGTGATGCTGGTCTACGAGCACATCGGCGGCCGGTCCCTGGACGCCCTGGAGGACGCCGAGATCACCGACGAGGTGGTGCGGGGTGCCTGGCAGCAGGTGAAGGCCCTCCAGTCGCGCCGGATCGCGCACCGCAGGCTCACGGGCGACGCCATCCTGGTGGATCGTTTCGGCAAGGTGTTCGTCACCGATCTGCGCGGCGGCGAGATCGCGGCCGGTGATCTGGTGCTGCGGATGGACATCGCGCAGCTGCTCACCACCACCGGTCTGCGGGTGGGCCCGGAGCGGGCCGTGGCCGCCGCGCTCGCCGTCCTCGGGCCCGACACGGTCGCCGACTGCCTGCCGCTGCTCCAGCCCATCGCGCTCAGCCGCTCCACCCGCGCGCAGCTGCGCCGGCTCGCCCGTGAGCGGTCCCAGCGCGAGCGCGACGCCGTCCTGGAGGCGTCCGGCGCGGCCAAGCGGGCCAGGGCCGAGGACGCGCATCCGGCCGGGGACGCCGGCCGCAAGGCGGCCCGCAAGTCGCTGCGCACCGAGAAACAGGCCGAGAAGCGGGCCATGGACGACGCCCTCGAAGAGGCACGCGAGGAGGACCTGCTCTCCCAGATCCGCCGCGAGGTGCTGCTGATCCGGCCGCAGGCGCCGGTCGAGCCGGTCCGCCTGGAACGCATCAAGCCGCGCACCCTGTTCAGCTTCATCGCCGGTGCCATCGCCGCCTACTTCCTGATCTCGCAGGTCACCGAGGCCGACTTCGGGGCGGTCGTGGAGCAGGCGGAGTGGGGCTGGGTGGCCGCCGCGCTGGGCTTCTCGGCGCTGAGCTATGTGGCCGCCGCGATGAGCCTGCTGGGCTTCGTGCCCGAGCGGGTGTCGTTCGGCAGGACGGTCCTGGCGCAGGTCGCCGGGTCGTTCGTGAAGATCGTGGCCCCGGCCGCAGTCGGCGGGGTCGCGCTGAACACCCGGTTCCTCCAGCGCTCCGGGGTGCGGCCGGGCCTCGCGGTGGCCAGTGTGGGCGCCTCGCAGCTGTTCGGTCTGGGCTGCCACATCCTGCTGCTCGGCGCCTTCGGCTATCTGACCGGCACCGAGAAGACGCCCTCCTCGCTCACCCCGTCCAGGACCGTGATCGCCGGGCTGCTGACGGTCGCCGTGCTGGTCCTGGTCGTCACCGCGATCCCGTTCCTGCGCAAGTTCGTGGTGACCCGCGTCCGGTCGCTGTTCGCCGGGGTCGTGCCCCGCATGCTCGACGTCGTGCAGCGGCCGCAGAAACTGCTCACCGGCATCGGCGGGATGCTCCTGCTGACCGGCGTGTTCGTGATGTGCCTGGACGCCTCGATCCGCGCGTTCAGCGGTCCGGACACCCCGCACCTCAGCTACGCGAGCATCGCGGTCGTCTTCCTCGCCGGCAACGCCCTCGGCTCGGCCGCCCCGACGCCGGGCGGTATGGGCGCCGTCGAGGGCGCGCTGACACTGGGTCTGATCGCGGTCGGGCTGCCGAAGGAGGTCGCCGCTCCGGCCGTGCTGCTGTTCCGGCTGATGACCCTGTGGCTGCCGGTCCTTCCCGGCTGGCTGTGCTTCAACCACCTCACGCGCAAGGGCGAACTCTGA
- a CDS encoding MGMT family protein yields the protein MSEHPTGDALPEYAERVLDVAELIPAGRVMTYGDIAEWLEEGGPRQVGRVMTLYGGAVPWWRVVRSDGRLLPGHELRALDHYREENTPLREAPASAEGHLPRLDMRRARWDGVTGGPADAPAGGGGAHT from the coding sequence ATGAGCGAACACCCGACGGGCGACGCGCTGCCGGAGTACGCGGAGCGCGTGCTCGACGTCGCCGAACTGATCCCGGCCGGCCGCGTCATGACGTACGGCGACATCGCGGAGTGGCTGGAGGAGGGCGGGCCGCGCCAGGTCGGCCGGGTCATGACGCTGTACGGGGGCGCCGTGCCGTGGTGGCGCGTGGTGCGGTCCGACGGCAGGCTGCTGCCGGGCCACGAGCTGCGCGCCCTGGACCACTACCGCGAGGAGAACACCCCGCTGCGCGAGGCCCCCGCGAGCGCGGAGGGCCACCTCCCGCGCCTGGACATGCGGCGCGCACGGTGGGACGGCGTGACGGGCGGCCCGGCGGACGCGCCCGCCGGCGGTGGAGGAGCTCACACCTGA